In Salmonella enterica subsp. enterica serovar Typhimurium str. LT2, a single window of DNA contains:
- the ydhD gene encoding putative glutaredoxin protein (similar to E. coli orf, hypothetical protein (AAC74726.1); Blastp hit to AAC74726.1 (115 aa), 97% identity in aa 1 - 115), with protein MSTTIEKIQRQIAENPILLYMKGSPKLPSCGFSAQAVQALSACGERFAYVDILQNPDIRAELPKYANWPTFPQLWVDGELVGGCDIVIEMYQRGELQQLIKETAAKYKTQEPDAE; from the coding sequence ATGAGCACCACTATCGAAAAAATTCAGCGCCAGATCGCTGAAAACCCGATTCTCCTGTATATGAAAGGTTCACCGAAACTGCCAAGCTGTGGTTTCTCTGCGCAGGCCGTTCAGGCGCTTTCAGCCTGCGGGGAACGTTTTGCCTATGTTGATATCCTGCAAAACCCGGATATTCGCGCTGAATTACCGAAATACGCCAACTGGCCGACATTCCCACAACTGTGGGTGGACGGCGAGCTGGTCGGCGGGTGTGATATTGTGATTGAAATGTATCAGCGTGGTGAGTTGCAGCAGCTTATTAAAGAAACTGCGGCAAAATATAAAACTCAGGAGCCGGACGCAGAGTAA
- the rnt gene encoding RNase T (degrades tRNA, has exonuclease and ssDNAse activity; similar to E. coli RNase T, degrades tRNA (AAC74724.1); Blastp hit to AAC74724.1 (215 aa), 90% identity in aa 1 - 209) produces the protein MSDNAQLSGLCDRFRGFYPVVIDVETAGFNAKTDALLEIAAITLKMDEQGWLMPDMTLHFHVEPFAGANLQPEALAFNGIDPSNPLRGAVSEYEALHAIFKMVRKGIKDSGCSRAIMVAHNATFDHSFMMAAAERASLKRNPFHPFVTFDTAALSGLALGQTVLSKACLAAGMEFDGEKAHSALYDTERTAVLFCEIVNRWKRLGGWPLPLPTDK, from the coding sequence ATGTCCGATAACGCTCAACTTTCCGGTCTGTGCGACCGTTTTCGTGGTTTTTATCCTGTCGTCATCGACGTTGAAACTGCAGGATTTAACGCTAAAACCGATGCGCTGCTCGAAATCGCCGCCATCACGCTGAAAATGGATGAACAAGGCTGGCTGATGCCGGACATGACGCTGCATTTCCATGTGGAGCCGTTCGCTGGAGCCAACTTACAGCCGGAAGCGCTTGCGTTTAACGGTATCGATCCCTCTAACCCGCTACGCGGCGCGGTGAGTGAATATGAGGCGCTACACGCTATTTTCAAAATGGTGCGTAAAGGTATCAAAGACAGCGGTTGTAGCCGCGCCATTATGGTCGCGCATAACGCCACTTTTGATCACAGTTTTATGATGGCCGCCGCAGAGCGCGCCTCGCTGAAACGTAACCCGTTTCATCCGTTCGTCACCTTTGATACTGCGGCATTGAGCGGACTGGCGCTGGGACAAACGGTGTTATCAAAAGCGTGCCTGGCGGCAGGTATGGAGTTTGACGGTGAAAAGGCCCACTCCGCTTTGTATGATACCGAGCGGACAGCGGTGCTGTTTTGTGAAATTGTCAATCGCTGGAAGCGCCTGGGCGGCTGGCCGTTACCTTTGCCGACGGACAAATAA
- the gloA gene encoding glyoxalase I (lactoylglutathione lyase. (SW:LGUL_SALTY)), with protein sequence MRLLHTMLRVGDLQRSIAFYTNVLGMKLLRTSENPEYKYSLAFVGYGPETEEAVIELTYNWGVESYDMGNAYGHIALSVDNAAEACERIRQNGGNVTREAGPVKGGSTIIAFVEDPDGYKIELIEAKDAGRGLGN encoded by the coding sequence ATGCGTTTATTGCATACTATGCTGCGCGTCGGCGATTTGCAGCGTTCCATCGCTTTTTACACTAACGTTCTGGGCATGAAATTGCTGCGTACCAGTGAGAATCCGGAATACAAATACTCGCTGGCCTTTGTGGGATATGGTCCGGAAACGGAAGAAGCGGTCATCGAACTAACCTATAACTGGGGCGTTGAGAGCTACGACATGGGCAATGCGTACGGGCATATCGCGCTGAGCGTTGACAATGCTGCTGAAGCCTGTGAACGCATTCGTCAGAACGGCGGCAACGTGACCCGTGAAGCGGGGCCGGTAAAAGGCGGTTCGACCATCATCGCCTTCGTTGAAGATCCGGATGGCTATAAAATCGAATTGATTGAAGCTAAAGACGCAGGCCGCGGTCTGGGTAACTGA
- the nemA gene encoding N-ethylmaleimide reductase (similar to E. coli N-ethylmaleimide reductase (AAC74722.1); Blastp hit to AAC74722.1 (365 aa), 92% identity in aa 1 - 365) — protein MSSAKLFTPLKVGAITATNRVFMAPLTRLRSIEPGDIPTPLMAEYYRQRASAGLIISEATQISAQAKGYAGAPGLHSDEQIAAWKKITQGVHAQGGHMAVQLWHTGRISHASLQPGGQAPVAPSAINAGTRTSLRDENGQAIRVETSTPRALDTHEIPGIVNDFRQAIANAREAGFDLVELHSAHGYLLHQFLSPSSNHRTDRYGGGVENRARLVLEVVDAGIKEWGADRIGIRLSPVGTFQNVDNGPNEEADALYLIEALGKRGIAYLHMSEPDWAGGEPYSDAFREKVRARFHGPIIGAGAYTPEKAEDLIEKGLIDAVAFGRDYIANPDLVARLQRKAELNPQRPESFYGGGAEGYTDYPTL, from the coding sequence ATGTCATCAGCAAAACTGTTTACCCCCCTCAAGGTGGGTGCCATCACGGCGACAAATCGCGTATTTATGGCGCCTTTGACGCGTTTGCGGAGTATTGAACCGGGCGACATTCCTACGCCGTTAATGGCGGAATATTACCGTCAACGCGCCAGCGCTGGATTGATCATCAGCGAAGCCACACAAATCTCCGCACAGGCGAAAGGCTATGCCGGCGCACCGGGATTACACAGCGATGAGCAGATCGCCGCCTGGAAAAAAATCACTCAGGGAGTCCATGCCCAGGGCGGCCATATGGCGGTGCAACTGTGGCATACGGGCCGTATTTCACACGCCAGCCTGCAACCAGGCGGACAAGCGCCCGTCGCGCCATCCGCTATCAATGCGGGAACCCGCACCTCTTTGCGTGACGAAAACGGCCAGGCCATCCGCGTAGAGACTTCCACGCCGCGCGCGCTGGATACTCACGAGATCCCCGGGATCGTCAACGATTTCCGCCAGGCTATCGCCAATGCCCGAGAGGCGGGCTTCGATCTGGTGGAGCTGCATTCCGCGCACGGTTATCTGCTGCACCAGTTCCTCTCACCGTCTTCTAATCACCGTACCGATCGGTACGGCGGCGGCGTAGAGAATCGCGCCCGTCTGGTACTGGAGGTGGTTGATGCCGGCATTAAGGAATGGGGCGCGGACCGTATCGGCATCCGCCTTTCTCCTGTCGGCACTTTCCAGAATGTCGATAACGGCCCGAATGAAGAAGCTGACGCCCTTTATCTGATTGAAGCGTTAGGCAAACGCGGCATCGCTTATCTGCATATGTCTGAACCAGACTGGGCGGGCGGCGAACCGTACAGCGACGCGTTCCGTGAAAAAGTGCGCGCGCGTTTCCACGGTCCCATCATCGGCGCTGGCGCCTATACGCCAGAAAAAGCGGAAGATCTGATCGAAAAAGGGCTGATTGACGCCGTGGCGTTTGGTCGTGATTACATCGCTAACCCGGATCTGGTAGCGCGTCTGCAACGTAAAGCGGAACTTAATCCACAGCGTCCCGAAAGTTTTTATGGCGGCGGCGCGGAAGGCTACACTGACTACCCTACTCTGTAA
- the ydhM gene encoding putative TetR/AcrR family transcriptional repressor (similar to E. coli orf, hypothetical protein (AAC74721.1); Blastp hit to AAC74721.1 (199 aa), 83% identity in aa 1 - 197): MNKQTEHDTREHLLATGEQLCMQRGFTGMGLSELLKTAQVPKGSFYHYFRSKEAFGVAMLERHYACYHQRLTAHFTSGPGNHRDRLLAWYQETLKQFCQQGAISGCLTVKLSAEVCDLSEDMRSTMDKGAQEIMALLARALEDGRNSHCLHFTGQPLPQAQVLYALWLGANLQAKISRSAAPLENALAHVKTIIATPEQ, encoded by the coding sequence ATGAATAAGCAAACCGAACACGATACCCGCGAACATCTGCTGGCCACCGGCGAGCAGCTTTGTATGCAACGGGGTTTTACCGGCATGGGGCTTAGCGAGTTGCTCAAAACCGCCCAAGTGCCTAAAGGGTCGTTTTATCACTACTTTCGCTCGAAAGAAGCCTTCGGCGTCGCCATGCTTGAGCGACATTACGCCTGCTATCATCAGCGTCTTACGGCGCACTTCACCTCCGGTCCCGGTAATCATCGCGATCGTCTTCTCGCCTGGTATCAGGAAACGTTAAAGCAGTTTTGCCAGCAAGGCGCCATCAGCGGTTGCCTGACGGTGAAACTGTCAGCGGAAGTCTGCGATCTGTCGGAGGATATGCGCTCTACGATGGATAAAGGGGCGCAGGAGATCATGGCACTGCTTGCACGCGCGCTGGAAGATGGCCGTAATAGCCACTGTTTACATTTCACCGGCCAGCCGTTGCCACAGGCGCAGGTACTTTATGCCCTGTGGCTGGGCGCCAATTTGCAGGCCAAAATATCCCGTAGCGCCGCGCCGCTGGAAAATGCGTTGGCGCATGTTAAGACCATCATTGCAACGCCTGAGCAGTAA
- the ydhL gene encoding putative oxidoreductase (similar to E. coli orf, hypothetical protein (AAC74720.1); Blastp hit to AAC74720.1 (125 aa), 83% identity in aa 47 - 125), translating into MAEQLEFFPVASPCRGICQSDERGFCRGCMRSRDERFNWQKMSDVEKQNVLRLCRQRFLRKIRANKPLPSEDPQQPSLF; encoded by the coding sequence GTGGCCGAGCAGTTGGAGTTTTTTCCTGTAGCAAGCCCATGTCGCGGTATCTGCCAGTCTGATGAGCGTGGCTTTTGTCGGGGCTGTATGCGCAGCCGCGACGAACGGTTTAACTGGCAAAAAATGAGCGATGTCGAGAAACAAAATGTACTGCGGCTTTGTCGCCAGCGTTTCTTGCGTAAAATACGCGCAAATAAGCCTCTCCCATCGGAAGATCCTCAACAACCTTCACTCTTTTAA
- the ydhF gene encoding putative aldo/keto reductase (similar to E. coli orf, hypothetical protein (AAC74719.1); Blastp hit to AAC74719.1 (298 aa), 89% identity in aa 1 - 298), whose translation MVQRVTIAPQGPEFSRFVMGYWRLMDWNMSARQLVSFIEEHLDLGVTTVDHADIYGGYQCEAAFGEALTLAPHLREKLQIVTKCGIATTARAENKLGHYITDRRHIILSAEQSLKNLATDYLDMLLIHRPDPLMDADDVAEAFQHLHQSGKVRHFGVSNFTPAQFTLLQSRLPFTLATNQVEISPVHQPLLLDGTLDQLQQLRIRPMAWSCLGGGRLFNDEAYQPLRQELSVIAQELNASSIEQVVYAWILRLPSQPLPIIGSGKIERVRAALEAETLSLTRQQWFRIRKAALGYDVP comes from the coding sequence ATGGTTCAGCGTGTCACCATCGCTCCACAAGGCCCGGAGTTTTCGCGTTTTGTCATGGGTTACTGGCGTTTGATGGACTGGAATATGTCCGCGCGTCAGTTAGTGAGTTTTATCGAAGAACATCTGGATTTGGGCGTCACTACCGTTGACCATGCGGACATTTATGGCGGTTATCAGTGCGAAGCGGCGTTTGGCGAGGCGCTAACGCTGGCGCCGCATTTGCGGGAAAAACTGCAAATCGTTACCAAATGCGGTATTGCGACCACTGCCAGAGCGGAAAATAAGCTCGGTCATTATATTACCGATCGCCGCCATATTATTCTGAGCGCCGAACAGTCATTAAAAAATCTGGCGACAGATTATCTGGATATGTTGTTAATTCACCGTCCCGATCCGTTAATGGATGCGGATGACGTCGCCGAGGCGTTTCAACATCTGCACCAAAGCGGCAAAGTGCGCCATTTTGGCGTTTCTAATTTTACGCCAGCGCAATTTACGTTGCTGCAATCGCGCCTGCCTTTCACCCTGGCGACCAACCAGGTGGAGATCTCGCCGGTTCACCAGCCTTTGTTGCTGGACGGCACATTAGATCAATTACAGCAACTGCGTATTCGTCCGATGGCCTGGTCATGTCTTGGCGGCGGTCGGCTGTTTAATGATGAGGCTTATCAGCCGTTGCGCCAGGAACTTTCCGTTATCGCGCAAGAACTCAACGCCAGTTCTATTGAACAGGTGGTCTATGCCTGGATTTTACGTTTGCCGTCGCAGCCGCTGCCGATTATTGGCTCGGGTAAAATCGAACGCGTACGCGCCGCACTAGAAGCGGAAACGCTGTCATTGACGCGTCAACAGTGGTTCCGAATCCGCAAGGCGGCACTGGGTTATGACGTGCCGTAA
- the sodC gene encoding copper/zinc superoxide dismutase (similar to E. coli superoxide dismutase precursor (Cu-Zn) (AAC74718.1); Blastp hit to AAC74718.1 (173 aa), 82% identity in aa 1 - 173): protein MKRLSLAMVTLLACAGAQAASEKVEMNLVTAQGVGQSIGTVVIDETEGGLKFTPHLKALPPGEHGFHIHANGSCQPAIKDGKAVAAEAAGGHLDPQNTGKHEGPEGQGHLGDLPVLVVNNDGIASEPVTAPRLKSLDEVKDKALMIHVGGDNMSDQPKPLGGGGMRYACGVIK, encoded by the coding sequence ATGAAGCGATTAAGTTTAGCGATGGTGACGCTGCTGGCCTGTGCGGGTGCGCAGGCCGCCAGCGAGAAAGTAGAGATGAATCTGGTGACGGCGCAAGGCGTAGGACAGTCTATCGGCACCGTCGTCATCGATGAAACCGAAGGCGGCTTAAAATTTACCCCACACCTTAAAGCGTTGCCGCCGGGCGAGCATGGTTTTCACATTCATGCCAACGGTAGCTGCCAGCCCGCGATTAAAGACGGCAAAGCGGTTGCCGCAGAAGCCGCTGGTGGTCATCTGGACCCACAAAATACCGGCAAGCATGAAGGACCGGAAGGCCAGGGGCATCTGGGCGACCTCCCGGTGTTAGTCGTTAATAATGATGGTATCGCCAGCGAACCGGTTACTGCGCCGCGTCTGAAGTCTCTTGATGAAGTGAAAGATAAAGCGCTCATGATCCATGTGGGCGGCGATAACATGTCCGATCAGCCGAAACCGCTCGGCGGCGGCGGAATGCGTTACGCCTGCGGCGTCATTAAATAA